The Pantoea nemavictus genome includes a region encoding these proteins:
- a CDS encoding putative quorum-sensing-regulated virulence factor, giving the protein MDKQQLVEIANTVMPFGKYKGRVLIDVPEEYLLWFARKDEFPAGKLGELMQLTLVIKSEGLEALVKPLKRSE; this is encoded by the coding sequence GTGGATAAACAGCAGCTGGTTGAAATTGCCAATACCGTGATGCCGTTCGGCAAATATAAAGGCCGGGTACTGATTGATGTGCCGGAAGAGTACCTGTTGTGGTTCGCGCGCAAAGATGAATTTCCGGCCGGTAAACTAGGTGAATTAATGCAGTTAACGTTGGTGATCAAGAGTGAGGGGCTGGAAGCTCTGGTCAAACCGCTCAAACGTAGCGAATAA
- a CDS encoding FlxA-like family protein: protein MSTISSVSSVSTASSGGGSTSEIANLNKQIQTITKQLKDLSSDDTLTDEQKSEQEQMLQSQIQMIEAQIAQIEQQQAEKAQQKQEAQQPAATQADGINRPTATNQINVYV, encoded by the coding sequence ATGTCTACCATCTCAAGCGTTAGTAGTGTCAGCACGGCAAGTAGCGGTGGCGGTTCTACCTCAGAAATCGCGAACCTTAATAAACAGATTCAAACCATTACCAAGCAGCTGAAAGATCTTTCCAGCGACGATACCCTGACAGATGAACAAAAATCTGAGCAGGAGCAGATGCTGCAATCACAGATTCAAATGATTGAAGCGCAAATCGCGCAGATTGAGCAGCAGCAAGCAGAGAAAGCCCAGCAGAAGCAGGAAGCACAGCAACCTGCTGCAACCCAGGCTGATGGCATTAACCGTCCAACGGCTACCAATCAGATCAACGTTTACGTTTAA
- a CDS encoding YfeC-like transcriptional regulator has product MKKEWLTPEELALETGYSRQTVNKWIKRENWTTTPKPGVQGGKARLIHIDERVKSFVQSTRHANEPAANYGAQQNTLPALLINSVQQMTAAEQEQFAALLLREGIRGVLERLGIQEE; this is encoded by the coding sequence GTGAAAAAGGAATGGCTTACCCCCGAGGAGCTCGCGCTGGAAACGGGCTACAGTCGGCAAACGGTGAATAAATGGATTAAGCGTGAAAACTGGACAACCACGCCAAAGCCCGGTGTTCAGGGCGGTAAAGCGCGATTAATCCATATTGATGAGCGCGTAAAGAGCTTTGTTCAATCCACCCGCCACGCGAACGAACCGGCGGCTAATTACGGTGCACAGCAAAATACGTTACCTGCGTTATTAATAAATTCTGTCCAGCAAATGACCGCGGCGGAGCAAGAGCAATTTGCCGCGTTGTTGTTGCGGGAAGGAATTCGCGGCGTACTGGAACGTTTAGGGATTCAGGAAGAATAA
- a CDS encoding bile acid:sodium symporter family protein, whose protein sequence is MGFLRLDPMMIKLIITVLLASFIPAKGVFVDIFEYLTTAAIALLFFMHGAKLSREKIIAGSSHWRLHLWIMCSTFVIFPIIGLLIVWWHPVNVSPEIYTGFIYLCILPATVQSSIAFTSMAGGNVAAAVCAASASSLLGVFISPLLVNLVMNVHSELPGNGLEQIGKIMLQLLVPFVLGHLSRRWIGAWVEKHRSLIGKTDQTSILLVVYSAFSEAVVNGIWHRVGVDTLLWILVGSVLVLFIALAINLAASRLFGFSRADEIVVLFCGSKKSLANGVPMANILFPASAVGIIVLPLMIFHQVQLMVCSFIAQRYKAGNEKRLAQQQSVEIQKS, encoded by the coding sequence ATGGGATTTTTACGCCTCGATCCAATGATGATTAAACTCATCATCACCGTGCTGCTGGCCAGCTTCATTCCTGCTAAAGGTGTCTTTGTCGACATTTTCGAATATCTGACCACCGCCGCCATCGCCCTGCTGTTCTTTATGCATGGCGCAAAATTGTCGCGTGAAAAGATCATTGCCGGGAGCAGCCACTGGCGTTTGCACCTATGGATTATGTGCAGCACCTTTGTCATTTTCCCGATTATTGGCTTGCTGATCGTTTGGTGGCATCCGGTGAACGTGAGCCCGGAGATCTACACCGGCTTTATCTATCTGTGTATTCTGCCAGCGACCGTGCAGTCATCCATCGCTTTCACCTCAATGGCGGGTGGCAACGTGGCCGCTGCGGTATGTGCCGCTTCGGCCTCCAGCCTGCTGGGCGTATTTATTTCGCCACTGCTGGTGAATCTGGTGATGAATGTGCACAGCGAATTGCCAGGCAATGGTCTGGAGCAAATTGGCAAAATCATGCTGCAACTGCTGGTGCCGTTTGTTTTAGGGCATTTGTCGCGTCGCTGGATTGGTGCCTGGGTTGAGAAACATCGCAGCCTGATTGGCAAAACTGACCAAACCTCAATTCTGCTGGTGGTCTACTCCGCCTTTAGCGAAGCGGTGGTGAACGGTATCTGGCATCGCGTTGGCGTTGATACCTTGCTGTGGATTTTAGTGGGCAGCGTGCTGGTACTGTTTATTGCGTTGGCGATTAACCTGGCTGCATCGCGTTTGTTTGGCTTTAGCCGCGCAGATGAAATTGTGGTGCTGTTCTGTGGCTCGAAAAAGAGTTTGGCGAATGGGGTACCCATGGCCAACATTCTGTTCCCAGCCAGTGCCGTGGGGATTATCGTCTTACCGCTGATGATCTTCCATCAGGTGCAATTAATGGTGTGCTCTTTCATTGCCCAACGCTATAAGGCTGGCAATGAGAAGCGACTGGCGCAGCAGCAGTCAGTTGAAATTCAGAAATCTTAA
- a CDS encoding rhodanese homology domain-containing protein, with protein MTKAVFPLRQAAEIIDALRQQQEVALIDVRDEALFATAHPLFAVNIPLSKLELELLDRIPQRTTAITLYDNGEGLAQTAAERIAAQGYSNVALLADDLAGWQAAGGELFIDVNSPSKAFGELVEHHNHTPSLSADEVHQLINSEANVVVLDARRFDEYQTMSIPGATSVPGGELVLRVRDIAPSPETTVIVNCAGRTRSIIGTQSLVNAGVRNPVFALRNGTIGWTLAGHALDKGQARRYGETSETAQRQAANSARSIADRAGVERIPLATLKRWQQETRTTYLFDVRDAEEYAAGHLPGSRHVPGGQLVQETDHYASVRGARIVLIDDDGVRANMTASWLAQLGWQVSVLEELQASDFSETGNWKAQVPPVAQPEFVSPQQLAAWLEEGQTQVLDFTTRANHLNSHIPGAAWLLRSTLQQQGKALLPEARRYVLTCGSSLLAGYAVEQVAELTGKPVFVLEGGNAAWRAAELPTQQGEQQLLSPAIDRYRRPYEGTDIEPSVMQAYLDWEYGLVAQLDRDGTHGFRVLQLQQQAATA; from the coding sequence ATGACTAAAGCCGTTTTTCCTTTACGCCAGGCGGCGGAAATTATTGATGCCCTGCGTCAGCAGCAGGAAGTGGCGCTGATTGATGTGCGTGATGAAGCGCTGTTTGCCACCGCGCATCCGCTGTTTGCGGTGAATATTCCGCTTTCCAAGCTGGAGCTTGAGCTGCTGGATCGTATTCCGCAGCGCACCACCGCTATCACGCTATATGACAATGGCGAAGGCCTGGCGCAAACCGCCGCTGAACGCATTGCCGCACAGGGTTACAGCAACGTTGCTCTGCTGGCCGATGATTTAGCCGGTTGGCAGGCGGCAGGCGGTGAACTGTTTATCGATGTGAACTCACCCAGCAAAGCATTTGGCGAGCTGGTTGAGCATCACAATCACACCCCTTCCCTGTCAGCGGACGAAGTACATCAGCTGATTAATAGCGAAGCCAACGTGGTAGTGCTGGATGCGCGTCGCTTCGACGAGTACCAAACCATGAGTATCCCTGGCGCCACTAGCGTGCCTGGCGGAGAGTTGGTGCTGCGCGTACGTGATATCGCGCCGTCGCCGGAAACCACGGTGATTGTGAACTGCGCTGGTCGCACCCGCAGCATCATCGGCACGCAATCGCTGGTGAATGCCGGCGTGCGTAATCCGGTATTCGCGCTGCGTAATGGCACTATTGGCTGGACGCTGGCTGGACATGCGCTGGATAAAGGTCAGGCGCGCCGCTATGGCGAGACCAGCGAAACGGCACAGCGTCAGGCAGCGAATAGTGCGCGCAGCATCGCTGACCGTGCGGGTGTGGAACGTATCCCACTGGCCACGCTTAAACGCTGGCAGCAGGAAACGCGCACCACCTATCTGTTTGATGTGCGTGATGCCGAAGAGTATGCCGCCGGGCATCTGCCCGGCAGCCGCCACGTGCCTGGTGGCCAGCTGGTACAGGAAACCGACCATTACGCTAGCGTGCGTGGCGCACGGATTGTGCTGATTGATGATGATGGCGTCCGCGCCAATATGACCGCCTCCTGGTTGGCACAGCTTGGCTGGCAGGTTTCGGTACTGGAAGAACTGCAGGCCAGTGATTTCAGTGAAACCGGTAACTGGAAGGCACAGGTGCCGCCAGTCGCTCAACCTGAATTCGTGTCACCGCAACAGTTAGCGGCATGGCTGGAAGAGGGCCAGACGCAGGTGCTGGACTTCACTACCCGCGCCAATCACCTTAACAGCCATATTCCGGGTGCGGCCTGGTTACTGCGCTCTACCCTGCAGCAGCAGGGTAAAGCGCTGCTGCCTGAGGCGCGTCGTTATGTGCTGACCTGCGGCAGCAGTCTGCTGGCCGGTTACGCGGTGGAACAAGTGGCAGAGTTAACCGGCAAGCCGGTGTTCGTGCTGGAAGGGGGTAACGCCGCATGGCGCGCTGCAGAACTGCCGACGCAGCAAGGTGAGCAGCAGCTACTTTCACCCGCGATCGATCGCTATCGCCGCCCGTATGAAGGCACCGATATCGAACCCAGCGTGATGCAGGCCTATCTGGATTGGGAGTATGGCTTGGTGGCGCAGCTGGATCGCGATGGCACACACGGTTTCCGTGTGCTGCAATTGCAGCAGCAGGCCGCAACCGCCTGA
- a CDS encoding LysR family transcriptional regulator, translating to MNYTLRQLRTFVAVAHHGSFSLAGQAIGLSQSAVSHSIKELEAEMGVRLLDRTTREVMLTEAGQQLATRLNRLLDDLNTTVLDVRSYGEQRSGTVRVAASQTPSAHLMPQCLASSQQRYPDIRVILHDRVQQWVLQSVRNAEVDFGIVIGPLNDTDFDSEEILQEPFLLLCHADDELARIEQAQWSMLAGRNMVLQDYASGSRVLVDAALQQLALSVNVVQEIGHPATLYPMVEAGIGISILPALALPLPSGRKLTVRRLYPEINRSLMLIKRKNRSLTPAAEAIWQEVRQQATLLTQQRMLKPAF from the coding sequence ATGAATTATACCTTACGTCAGCTACGCACCTTTGTGGCAGTCGCACATCACGGCAGCTTCAGTCTGGCAGGACAAGCGATTGGTTTAAGTCAGTCGGCGGTCAGCCACAGCATTAAAGAGTTGGAAGCAGAAATGGGCGTCCGTTTGCTGGATCGTACTACGCGTGAAGTGATGCTCACCGAAGCGGGACAACAGCTGGCCACGCGGCTTAATCGCCTGCTGGACGATCTCAATACCACGGTTTTGGATGTGCGCAGCTATGGCGAACAGCGTAGCGGCACGGTGCGCGTGGCTGCCAGCCAAACGCCTTCTGCACATTTAATGCCGCAATGTCTCGCCAGCAGCCAGCAGCGCTATCCCGATATCCGGGTGATCCTGCACGATAGAGTTCAACAATGGGTGCTGCAAAGCGTACGCAACGCCGAGGTCGATTTTGGGATTGTCATCGGCCCACTCAATGATACCGATTTCGATAGCGAAGAGATTTTGCAGGAGCCTTTTTTACTGCTGTGCCATGCAGATGATGAGCTGGCGCGCATAGAACAGGCGCAATGGTCAATGCTGGCGGGACGTAATATGGTGCTGCAGGATTATGCTTCCGGCAGCCGTGTATTGGTCGATGCCGCGCTGCAACAGTTGGCGCTGAGTGTGAATGTGGTACAGGAAATCGGTCATCCCGCCACGCTTTATCCGATGGTGGAAGCGGGGATTGGTATCAGCATTTTGCCGGCGCTGGCATTGCCGTTGCCATCAGGACGCAAACTCACGGTGCGACGTCTCTATCCGGAAATTAATCGTAGTTTGATGCTGATAAAGCGGAAAAACCGCTCGCTAACGCCCGCGGCGGAAGCCATCTGGCAAGAAGTGCGTCAGCAGGCAACCCTGCTGACGCAACAACGCATGCTGAAACCAGCGTTTTAA
- the gltX gene encoding glutamate--tRNA ligase, translating into MKIKTRFAPSPTGYLHVGGARTALYSWLYARHNHGEFVLRIEDTDLERSTPEAIEAIMDGMNWLSLNWDEGPYYQTKRFDRYNAVIDDMLEAGTAYKCYCSKERLDALREEQMEKGEKPRYDGRCRDSHDHHAADEPCVVRFRNPQDGSVIFDDQIRGPIEFSNQELDDLIIRRTDGSPTYNFCVVVDDWDMGITHVIRGEDHINNTPRQINILKAIGAEVPTYAHVSMILGDDSKKLSKRHGAVGVMQYRDDGYLPEALLNYLVRLGWSHGDQEIFSVPEMAELFTLDAVSKSASAFNTEKLQWLNHHYINTLPPEYVATQLQWHIEQQKIDTRTGPELAKLVTLLGERCKTLVEIAASCRYFYEEFDAFDADAAKKHLRPVARQPLEVVRDKLAAIGDSDWNAENVHHAIQSAADELALGMGKVGMPLRVAVTGSGQSPALDVTVEAIGRSRSVARIEKALAFIAEREATA; encoded by the coding sequence ATGAAAATCAAAACTCGCTTCGCACCCAGCCCAACGGGCTATCTGCACGTAGGCGGTGCTCGTACTGCTCTTTACTCCTGGCTTTATGCTCGCCATAACCACGGCGAATTTGTGCTGCGTATCGAAGATACCGATCTGGAGCGCTCCACACCAGAAGCCATCGAAGCCATTATGGATGGTATGAACTGGCTGAGCCTCAACTGGGATGAAGGTCCGTATTATCAGACCAAACGTTTTGATCGCTACAACGCGGTCATCGACGACATGCTGGAAGCGGGTACGGCTTATAAATGCTATTGCAGCAAAGAGCGTCTGGACGCGCTGCGTGAAGAGCAGATGGAAAAAGGTGAAAAGCCACGTTACGACGGCCGCTGCCGCGACAGCCATGATCATCATGCTGCCGATGAGCCGTGCGTGGTGCGCTTCCGCAACCCGCAGGACGGTTCCGTCATCTTTGACGACCAGATTCGTGGTCCAATTGAATTCAGCAACCAGGAACTGGATGACCTGATCATTCGTCGTACCGATGGTTCGCCAACCTATAACTTCTGTGTGGTGGTGGATGACTGGGATATGGGCATCACTCACGTGATCCGTGGCGAAGACCATATCAACAACACGCCGCGCCAGATCAACATCCTTAAAGCCATCGGTGCAGAAGTCCCCACCTATGCGCACGTCTCGATGATTCTTGGCGATGACAGCAAGAAACTCTCTAAGCGTCATGGTGCGGTCGGCGTAATGCAGTATCGCGATGATGGCTACCTGCCGGAAGCGCTGCTCAACTATCTGGTGCGTCTCGGTTGGTCACACGGCGATCAGGAAATTTTCAGCGTGCCGGAAATGGCAGAGCTGTTCACTCTTGATGCGGTGAGCAAATCAGCCAGTGCTTTCAATACGGAAAAACTGCAGTGGCTGAACCATCACTACATTAATACGCTGCCGCCGGAATACGTCGCTACGCAGTTGCAGTGGCACATTGAGCAGCAGAAGATTGATACCCGCACCGGCCCGGAGCTGGCGAAGCTGGTGACTCTGCTCGGCGAACGCTGCAAAACGCTGGTAGAGATCGCCGCGTCGTGCCGTTACTTCTATGAAGAGTTTGACGCCTTTGATGCTGACGCGGCGAAGAAGCATCTGCGTCCGGTAGCCCGTCAGCCGCTGGAAGTGGTACGCGATAAACTGGCAGCGATCGGTGATAGCGACTGGAATGCCGAGAATGTGCACCATGCTATTCAGTCTGCAGCTGATGAGCTGGCGCTGGGGATGGGCAAAGTAGGTATGCCGCTGCGTGTCGCCGTGACCGGTTCAGGTCAGTCACCGGCATTGGATGTCACAGTCGAAGCCATTGGCCGCAGCCGCAGCGTGGCGCGCATTGAGAAGGCGCTGGCTTTCATCGCTGAGCGTGAAGCTACCGCATAA
- a CDS encoding cysteine dioxygenase, which yields MSHYQHHRLRDFVANLANLLDTQPEETTILQRGSEWLGELIRHDDWLDDAFTQPHPEHYQQYLLHADAQQRFSVVSFVWGPGQQTPIHDHRVWGLIGMLRGAEISQSWQPGPNGLKPEGAPVRLDPGSVEAVSPTVGDIHRVSNAYDDRVSISIHVYGANIGAVKRAVYREDGSEKTFISGYSNRYLPNIWDLSHD from the coding sequence ATGAGCCATTATCAGCATCACCGCCTGCGCGACTTCGTCGCTAATCTGGCCAATTTGTTAGATACCCAGCCCGAGGAAACCACGATTTTGCAGCGTGGCAGCGAATGGCTCGGCGAGTTGATTCGTCATGACGACTGGCTGGACGACGCCTTCACACAGCCCCATCCGGAACACTATCAACAATATCTGCTGCACGCTGATGCCCAGCAGCGCTTCTCGGTGGTGAGCTTCGTCTGGGGACCGGGCCAGCAAACGCCCATTCACGACCATCGCGTGTGGGGATTAATTGGCATGCTGCGCGGCGCGGAAATTTCACAATCGTGGCAGCCTGGACCCAACGGTTTAAAGCCGGAAGGTGCTCCCGTGCGACTCGATCCCGGCAGCGTCGAAGCGGTATCGCCGACGGTTGGCGATATTCATCGCGTCAGCAATGCCTATGACGACCGCGTCTCCATTAGCATTCACGTTTATGGCGCCAACATTGGTGCAGTAAAACGCGCGGTCTATCGCGAAGACGGCAGCGAAAAAACGTTTATCTCCGGTTACAGCAACCGTTACTTACCGAACATTTGGGACCTTTCACATGACTAA
- a CDS encoding formate/nitrite transporter family protein, whose product MSLHTPKEIAQLAIQAGVAKSRLPISTLLILGFMAGAFIATGFLLDLHVINQLPAEWGSFGVLLGAAVFPVGLIMTVLAGGELLTGNMMTMPIAWFARRISGFSVLRNWFWVTVANFIGSVAVAWFFGHMLGMTEGDYLKKTVAIAHAKVNADFLHAFISGVGCNWLVCLAVWLAFASKDVVGKIFGMWFPVMAFVAIGFQHVVANMFIVPAAIFAGQMSWAEFAPNVIAVFLGNGVGGAIFVGLTYFIAFRPEQPVVNEAQ is encoded by the coding sequence ATGTCGCTGCATACACCTAAAGAAATCGCTCAGCTGGCGATTCAAGCTGGCGTGGCTAAAAGCCGCCTTCCTATCTCCACCTTATTAATTTTGGGCTTTATGGCCGGAGCCTTTATCGCCACGGGCTTCCTGCTCGATCTGCATGTGATTAACCAACTGCCTGCTGAATGGGGTTCATTCGGCGTGCTACTGGGTGCCGCCGTTTTCCCGGTAGGTTTAATCATGACGGTGCTGGCGGGCGGTGAACTGCTAACCGGCAATATGATGACCATGCCCATCGCCTGGTTCGCGCGTCGCATCAGTGGCTTTAGCGTGCTGCGTAACTGGTTTTGGGTGACCGTCGCCAATTTTATTGGCAGCGTTGCGGTAGCATGGTTTTTTGGTCACATGTTGGGCATGACCGAAGGTGACTATCTAAAGAAAACCGTAGCGATTGCACACGCCAAAGTGAATGCCGATTTCCTGCATGCGTTTATTTCCGGTGTGGGCTGCAACTGGCTGGTGTGTTTGGCGGTGTGGCTCGCCTTTGCCAGCAAAGATGTGGTGGGCAAAATTTTCGGCATGTGGTTCCCGGTAATGGCTTTCGTAGCAATTGGCTTCCAGCACGTTGTCGCCAACATGTTTATTGTCCCGGCAGCGATTTTTGCCGGACAGATGAGCTGGGCGGAGTTTGCGCCAAACGTGATTGCAGTATTCCTGGGTAATGGTGTGGGGGGAGCAATTTTCGTTGGTCTCACCTATTTCATCGCCTTCCGCCCGGAACAACCCGTCGTCAACGAAGCGCAATAA